The proteins below are encoded in one region of Rhizobium sp. 9140:
- a CDS encoding DUF1491 family protein has protein sequence MRLRSDIFVSAITRRVFSRGDYAAVLRKGSEAAGAIFIRQRTRDGQETLFGPAPQSLVTAEEEGGRLFECRLSSSEAEAIDAALAREIRFDPDCWVVELETQDVSDLFETIKNDG, from the coding sequence ATGCGCCTCCGTTCCGATATCTTCGTTTCCGCCATCACCCGCCGCGTGTTTTCGCGCGGGGATTATGCGGCCGTGCTGCGCAAGGGGTCCGAGGCGGCCGGTGCGATCTTCATCCGCCAGCGGACGCGGGACGGGCAGGAAACGCTGTTCGGGCCGGCGCCGCAGAGCCTGGTGACGGCAGAGGAAGAGGGCGGGCGGCTGTTCGAGTGCCGCCTCTCGTCGTCCGAGGCTGAGGCCATCGATGCGGCGCTCGCCCGCGAGATCCGGTTCGATCCGGATTGCTGGGTCGTCGAGCTGGAAACGCAGGATGTTTCCGATCTCTTCGAAACCATCAAGAACGACGGTTGA
- a CDS encoding peptidoglycan-binding domain-containing protein, translating to MAKPTRKQPDRRKAPATTAKGKTGAAKGATALKRKGVSRPNIVLRAASGMLRLALRNPAIFGGTAAFAVVFGFVAANALWYQPGHHPSPLMRTRLPFTHPDPARVSLSEPQDVPDPSKVTTFVIRREDEAGEAEPGLVPAEALPTGERTASVPGSDTLATLPGEPTPRQDTNADLDPTSLVRTVQAELARHGFYDGEADGRLGPKTTAAIRRFEQASGLPQTGVVSQGLLAALQRDTSASPGIATITPAPRPTEIPPAPKTPTEIDPIAAAIRAAEGGAEVKPKPVHAKATETASAESSASGASGAGMVMSIQRGLSNLAYADVSVDGVVGDQTRMAIRHFEKHYRLPETGEPSAAVLKKMKEIGAI from the coding sequence CCAAGGGCGCGACCGCGCTGAAGCGCAAGGGAGTGTCTCGACCGAACATCGTGCTGCGTGCCGCATCCGGCATGTTGCGTCTGGCGCTGCGCAATCCCGCCATCTTCGGCGGGACCGCGGCGTTTGCCGTCGTGTTCGGCTTCGTCGCGGCCAATGCGCTCTGGTATCAGCCGGGCCACCACCCGTCGCCGCTGATGCGCACCCGGCTGCCCTTCACCCATCCCGACCCGGCGCGCGTTTCGTTGAGCGAACCGCAGGACGTGCCGGACCCGAGCAAGGTCACGACCTTCGTCATCCGCAGGGAAGACGAAGCGGGGGAGGCCGAGCCTGGACTGGTTCCGGCCGAAGCCCTGCCGACCGGCGAGCGCACTGCCAGCGTTCCCGGGTCCGACACGCTCGCGACGCTGCCGGGCGAGCCGACACCCCGGCAGGACACGAACGCGGACCTCGACCCGACGAGCCTCGTGCGCACTGTGCAGGCCGAACTCGCGCGGCACGGCTTCTATGATGGCGAGGCCGACGGGCGTCTGGGACCCAAGACGACGGCGGCCATCCGCCGCTTCGAGCAAGCCAGCGGCCTTCCGCAAACCGGCGTGGTCAGCCAGGGCCTTCTCGCCGCTCTGCAGCGCGACACGTCGGCCTCCCCCGGCATCGCCACGATAACGCCGGCCCCGCGCCCGACGGAGATTCCGCCGGCCCCGAAGACGCCAACCGAGATCGACCCGATCGCCGCTGCGATCCGCGCGGCCGAAGGGGGTGCGGAGGTGAAGCCGAAGCCCGTCCACGCCAAGGCGACCGAAACGGCCTCTGCCGAATCAAGCGCATCAGGGGCGAGCGGCGCCGGCATGGTCATGTCCATCCAGCGGGGGCTGTCGAACCTCGCTTACGCGGATGTATCGGTCGATGGTGTGGTGGGCGACCAGACCCGCATGGCCATCCGCCATTTCGAAAAGCACTACCGCCTGCCGGAAACCGGCGAGCCGAGTGCCGCGGTGCTGAAGAAAATGAAGGAAATCGGCGCGATCTAA